CAGGTCGCCCAGAACCTCCAGCAGGCCTACGGCGTGACCGGCGACCACGTGACCTCCACGTTCGTCGGCCCGACCTGGGGGCAGGCGGTGTCGCAACAGGCGGTCATCGGCCTCGTGATCTTCGTGGTGCTCGTGACGCTGTTCATGGCGCTGTACTTCCGCACCTGGAAGATGTCCCTGGCCGCCGTCGTCGGGATGCTCTACGTGGTGGCGCTGACCGCCGGCATCTACGGAGCCACCGGCTTCGAGATCACGCCGTCGGCGATCATCGGCTTCCTGACGATCCTCTCCTACGCGCTCTACGACACCGTGGTCGTCTTCGACAAGATCCGCGAGAACACGCGCGGCGTCGAGGAGGACCCGGACCGCACCTTCGACGGCAGCGTCAACCTGGCCGTGAACCAGACCCTGGTGCGGTCGATCACGACGTCGATCGTCGGCCTGCTGCCCGTGGGCTCGATCCTGTTCATCGGGGCCGGCCTGCTCGGTGCGGGCACGCTGCGGGACATCTCCCTGGCGATCTTCGTGGGCATCATCGTCGGCACCCTCTCCACCCTGTTCATCCAGGCCCCGCTCTACGCGCTGCTCCGCCGCGGGGACGCGGACGTCGTCGCGCACGACGCGCGGGTGGGTGCCGACCACGACGAGCGGGAGCAGGAGGAGGACCTCGCCGACGCGCGGGGCGCCGTCCTCTGAGGGCGGGCGAGCCCCCGCCCGCCACGCGGCCCCGCACGTCGTCCGTGCGGGGCCGCCGCGGGCTAGACTGCCCCATCATCCCCGGGCCGGCAGCGGCCAGAAGGAGGCACCGTGACCGAGCAGGACCGCCGCCCCGCCGCCCCGCCCCGCCGCGGGCGGATCGCCCGCCTGACCGGACGGCGCGCCACCGAGTACTCGCCGCTGCTGGAGCCGCTGATGCGCACGGTGCGCCAGAGCGCCACGCACGCCGAGCAGGAGGACATCGTCCGGGCCTTCGAGGTGGCCGAGCGCGCCCATCGCGGCCAGATGCGCCGTTCCGGCGACCCGTACATCACGCACCCGGTGGCCGTGGCCACCATCCTGGCCGAGCTCGGCGTCACCGGGCCGACGCTGCTGGCGGCCCTCCTGCACGACACCGTGGAGGACACCGACTACTCGCTGGAGCAGCTCACCGCCGACTTCGGCCCCCAGGTGGCGCTGCTGGTGGACGGCGTCACCAAGCTGGACAAGGTCACCTACGGGGCGGCGGCGCAGGCGGAGACGGTCCGCAAGATGGTCATCGCCATGGCCCAGGACGTGAACGTCCTGCTGATCAAGCTCGCCGACCGGCTCCACAACGCCCGCACGTGGCGCTACGTCTCCCCGGAGTCCAGCGCGAAGAAGGCCCGCGAGACCCTGGACATCTATGCGCCCCTGGCGCATCGGCTCGGCATGAACACGGTGAAGTGGGAGCTCGAGGACCTCTCCTTCGCGGCCCTGCAGCCCAAGGTCTACGCGGAGATCGTCCGCCTGGTGGGGGAGCGCAACCCCGAGCGGGAGAAGCAGCTGGCGGCGCTGCGCGGCGTGCTGGAGGAGCAGCTGCGGGAGCAGCGCGTGCGGGCCACGGTCACGGGCCGCCCGAAGCACTACTACTCCGTGTACCAGAAGATGGTCACGCAGAAGAAGGACTTCGCGCAGATCTACGACCTCACGGGCATCCGCGTCCTCGTGGACTCGGTGCAGGACTGCTACGCGGTGCTCGGCGTGGTCCACGCCCGCTGGAACCCCGTCCCCGGCCGGTTCAAGGACTACATCGCCGTCCCCAAGCTGAACATGTACCGGTCCCTGCACACCACGGTCATGGGGCCGGAGGGCAAGCCGGTGGAGATCCAGATCCGCACCTGGGAGATGCACCGGCAGGCGGAGTACGGCGTCGCCGCCCACTGGCGGTACAAGGCCGGCGCCCGCGGCGAGCTGGAGGCGGGGCGCTCCCAGCAGACGCCGGGGTGGCTGCGCTCGGTCATGGACTGGCAGGAGGACACCCGCGACCCCGACGAGTTCCTCGCCGCCCTGCGCACGCAGATCGGTGCGGACGAGGTCTACGTGTTCACGCCCAAGGGGGAGATCCGCTCCCTGCCCGCCGACTCCACGCCGGTGGACTTCGCCTACGCCATCCACACCGACGTCGGCCACCGCACCGTGGGCGCCCGCGTGAACGGCCGGCTCGTGCCGCTGTCCACCGTGCTGCGGCACGGGGACACCGTGGAGGTCTTCACGTCCAAGGCGGAGGACGCCGGGCCGAGCCGCGACTGGCTGAACTTCGTGGTCTCGCCACGCGCCAAGTCGAAGATCCGCCACCACTTCGCCACCCGCCGCCGGGACGAGCAGATCGAGCGCGGCCGCGAGGCGTTCACCCGCCAGCTGCGCAAGGCCGGCCTGTCGGTGCAGCGCGTCCTCGGCGGCGAAGACCTGGGCGTCGTCGCCGGGGAGCTCGGCTATCACGATCCGGACACGCTGTTCGCGGCCATGGCGGACGGACACGTCTCGCCGCAGGCCGTCACGGAGCGGCTCGAGGCCCGCCTGGCGCCGCCGCCCGCCCCCACCGCCCCGGACGCGGAGCTGCGCGTCGGCGAGGTGGACCTCGCGGGGCTCGTCCCGGAGAAGGCCCGGCGTGCCCCCACGCGCTCGACGAACGAGGCCGGCGTCCTCGTGAACGGCGACGGCGGGGTTCTGGCCAAGCTCGCGCGGTGCTGCAACCCCGTGCCCCCGGACGAGGTCGTCGGGTTCGTCACCCGCGGCTCCGGGGTGTCCGTCCACCGCGGGGACTGCCGCAATCTCGCGACGATGCTCGAGAACGAGCCGGAGCGCCGCGTGGACGTGGCCTGGGCACCCTCCCGGGACGCCGTGTACCTGGTGGAGATCCAGGTGCAGGCGCTCGACCGCACCTCGCTGCTCTCGGACGTCACCCGGGTGCTCTCGGAGAACCACGTGAACATCCTCTCCGCCTCCGTGAACACCACGCGGGACCGGGTGGCCATGAGCCGCTTCGTCTTCGAGATGGGCGACCCCAAGTTCCTCGAGCACGTGGTCAACGCGGTGCGCCGCATCGACGGCGTCTTCGACGTGCGCCGCACCTGAGCTGACCGGATCCGCTCCGCCCGCCCGGCGTCGCTGTCAGCCGTCCGCGCCGAGCGCGTCCAGCAGCATCCGCAGCCGGCGGCGTGCTCCGACGGAGCCGGGCCGGCGGGAGGGGCGGTCCAGCCGGTCCCGGAGCCCCTCCGCTCCGTGGGCGGCGATCACCCGGGCGGCGCGCCGGGCGTCGTCCGGGTCGCCCGTGAGCAGGAGGTCCTCCACGGTCCGGGCGGGCACCGTCACCCGGACGCCCTCCAGGACCTGCACGTCCTCCTCCGCCGGGGCCGCCCCCGTTGGACCCGCCGCGACGTCGGACTGCACCAGCCGCCAGGCCGGTGCCGCCCCGCCGGCGGGGAGCCGGTGGAAGTGGGGCACGGCCGCGTGGAGCCGATGCGGCGCGGGACCGCCCACGTGCACCCAGGCCGCCGATGGGCCGACGGCGGTCCATCCGGAGGCGAGGACCGGACCGCCCAGCAGGCCCAGGGCCGCGGCCCGGCCTGCCGGTTCGGAGGGCACGTCCACGGGTCGGTACACGCCCGGCAGCACCGCCTCCAGCGTCCCTCGGGCCGCGAGCAGGCGCAGCTCCGGCTCCGTGAACGTCATGCCCGCCAGCTCCCACGCCGCCCCGCCGCGGCTCCCGTGCCCCTGATGCATGCGCTACAGCCTGGCAGAGACGGAGCGACCCCCGGTCCCGCCTGTGGACAGGCGGGGCCGGGGGCCGTCGTCGTGCCGCGCGGGCGGCGGGGGTCAGCGCAGCTCGGAGGCGGAGGCCTCCAGGGCCTGCTTCCACTGGAGGCGGGCGTCCAGGGCCTCCTGAGCCGTGGCGATCCTCTTCTGGTCGCCGGCCGCCTGGGCCTCGGCCAGGTCGGCCTCGAGCCCGGCGATGGTCTCCTCGAGCTGGGTCAGTGCGGAGTTCGTGCGCGCCTTGGTCTCGGGGTCGGTGCGGCGCCAGTGCTCGTTCTCGGCCTGCTTGAGGGCGTCCTCGAGCTTGCGGAAGCCGTCCTCCATGCGGCGGATGTCCCCGCGCGGGACCTTGCCGGCGTCCTCCCAGCGGCCGCGCAGCTCGTTGAGCGCCTTCCGGCCGGCCTTGAGGTCGGTGAACGGCAGGAGCTTCTGGCCGTCCGCCAGGATCTGCTCCTTGACCTTGAGGTTCTCCCCGAACTCGCGGTCCACGGCGGCGTTCTCCGCCTTGCGGGCGGCGAAGAAGACGTCCTGGGCGGCGCGGAAGCGGGCCCAGAGGGCGTCGTCCTCCTTGCGGGAGGCGCGGGGGGCGCGCTTCCACTCGTCCATGAGGTCGCGGTACTTGCCCGCGGTGACGCCCCAGTCGGTGGAGGAGGAGAGCTCCTCGGCGCGGGCGATGAGGCGCTCCTTGACCTGCTTGGCCTCCGCCGACCTGGCGTCGAGCTGGGAGAAGTGGGCGCGGCGGGTCTTGTCGAACTGGGTGCGGGCGCCGCGGAAGCGCTTCCACAGCCCGTCCTCCACCGACTTGGAGAGGCGGGGGCCGGCCTTCTGGGCGGTCTTCCACTCGTCGAAGAGCTCGGTCATGCGGGCCGAGGCCTGCTTCCACGGCATGCGCTCGGCGGGGGTCGCGGCGAACTTCTCGGCCTCGGTGACGATGGCCTCGCGGGTGGCCAGCTGCTCTGCCTGGGCGGCCTGACGGCGCTCCGCCTCCGCGGCGCGGTAGTCGCCCAGGAGGGTCTCGAGGGCGGCGAGGCGGGTGCGCAGGGCGGGCATGTCGCCGACCATGTGGCGCTCGGTGACGGCGGCGGTCATCTGCCCGAGCGCCTTGCCGAGCTCGGAGGACGGGGCGCCGGCGGCGATGCGCTGCTCGAACAGGGCCATCTGGGCGCGCACGTCGTCGTACTTGCGGACGAAGTACGCCAGGGCGTCCTGCTCGGTGGCGTCAGGGACCTGGCCCACGGCCACCTCGTCCGCGCCGTCCAGCAGGGTCACGTGGCCGTCCTCGGAGACGCGGGCGAACGCGGCGGCCTCCCCCAGCGGGGTCGGCTCCACGGAGGGGGCCGGGGCGACGGGCACCGCGGCCGTGGCGGGGCGGGGCGCGGCGGAGCGGGGCGCGGCGGAGCGCTTCAGGGCGGCCGGGGACGGCGCGGCGGGGACGGCCGGGGACGGCGCGGCCTCGGGGGTCTTCTCGGCGTCGGTCTCCGCGGCGTCGGCCGGCTCCTCGCCCTGGGCGGGGGCCGGGGCCTCCACGGACTCGATGGAGCCGAGGGCGTCGGCGAGGTCGGCCTGGGCGGCCGGGGTCTGGTCCTGCACGACCTGCTCCGGCGCGTCCTGCGCGGGGGAGGTCTGCTGGGGGGCGGCAGCCGGCGTCGCCTGCTCGGCGTCGGGGGTCTGCTGGTCGTCGGACTGAGGCTGGTGGGTCACCGCTGGAACTCTCCCTGACTGTGCCGCCGCGCCGGGGTGCGCGGCGGTGGGGATGGACACGAACGCCCCCAGAGTACCGGCCGGGGCGCGGCCGCGCCCCTAGAATCGCACCAGCGCCGGGTCCGCGACGTCGTGCCCGGCCGGCCGACGTGCTCCCCGCGCCGGCCCCGCCCGCCCCTCCCCGAAGGAGACCCATGTCCCGCAAGCAGTCGCTGTCCGGCTTCCACGAGTGGCTCCCCGCCGAGCGCATCGTGGAGCAGCACGTGCTGGACACCCTGCGGCGGACCTTCGAGCTGCACGGGTTCGCCGGCATCGAGACCCGCGCCGTGGAGACCCTGGGCCAGCTGCTGCGCAAGGGCGAGGTGGACAAGGAGGTCTACGCGGTCTCCCGCCTCGCCGAGGACCAGGAGGTCGCCGAGGGGGTCCGCGAGGCCAAGGACCCCTCGGACCCCAAGCGCCTGGCCCTGCACTTCGACCTCACCGTGCCCTTCGCCCGGTACGTCACCGAGAACGCCGGCCACCTGGCCTTCCCGTTCCGCCGCCACCAGATCCAGAAGGTCTGGCGCGGCGAGCGCCCCCAGGAGGGTCGCGCCCGCGAGTTCACCCAGGCGGACATCGACGTCGTCGGCGACGGCGAGCTCTCGCCTCGCTATGACGCGGACGTGGCCCTGGTGATGGCGGAGGCGCTCGGCGCCCTGCCGATCGGCGACTTCCGGATCCGCGTGAACAACCGCAAGCTCGCCGAGGGCTTCTACCGCGGCATCGGCCTGGAGGACGCGGCCGGTGTGCTGCGCAGCATCGACAAGCTGGAGAAGGTCGGCGCCGAGGAGGTCGCCCGCCTGCTGCAGGAGGAGGTCGGCGCCACCGCCGAGCAGGCCGCCCAGGCCCTGAAGCTGGCGGAGATCCGCACCCCGGACACGGCCTTCGTGGAGCAGGTGCGCGCCCTCGGCGTCGAGGACCCGCTGCTGGAGGAGGGCCTGGCGGAGCTGGCCGACGTCGTCGCGACCCTGCACCGGCGCGCCCCGGGCCGCGCCGTGGCGGACCTGTCGATCGCGCGCGGCCTCGACTACTACACGGGCACGGTCTACGAGACCGTCCTGGTGGGCCACGAACAGCTCGGCTCGATCTGCTCCGGCGGCCGCTACGACGCCCTCGCCACCAAGGGGAACCGCGCGTTCCCGGGCGTGGGCCTGTCCATCGGCGTGACCCGCCTGGTGATGCGCATGCTCTCCCAGGAGATGGCCGTCGCCTCCCGCGCGGTGCCCACCGTGGTCTACGTGGCCCTCACGCACGACGACGACTGGTCCCGCGCCCAGGACGTCGCCGCCGGCCTGCGCGGCCGGGGGATCGCCGCCGAGGTCGCCGTCTCCGCGGAGAAGTTCGGCAAGCAGATCAAGTACGCCGACCGCCGCGGCATCCCCTTCGTCTGGTTCCTCGGCGCCGAGGGCGCGTCGGACGAGGTGAAGGACATCCGCTCCGGCGAGCAGGTCCCGGCTGACGCGGCCACCTGGGCCCCGCCGGCGGAGGACCTCGTCCCGCAGGTCACCGAGTCGCCCCGCGCAGAGGACTAAGGGCGGGCCGTGGGCGCGGAGGGGGCCGGCCGCCCGACACGCCGTCCTTCGGGGCGTCCCTGGCGTCGCCGGGTCATGGACAGCGACGACGGCCGCCTGTGGCTCGCGACGCTGCCCGCCCTGGCGGCGGGCGCGTCGGGAGTGCTGATCGGCCGCGAGGCGGCGGCCGAGTTCCCCTCCGCCGACTGGAGGGTCATGTTCTACGGGACCCTGGGCGTCACGCAGGTCGTCATGTACGTCGTGTACCTGTGGCTCACACTGCGGCGGTTCCACGGGCTGGACGCCCGCACCCTGGAGCGCGACCTGCGCACGGTCAGCCGCGGCCCGCGACCAGGCTCCTGGGCGGTGCGCATGGGCCTGCCCTACGGCTCCACCCTGGGCTGGATGACCTCCGTGTCCGTGGTGGCGCTGGTGATCGTGGTGGTCGTGATGCTGGACCCGGCGACGGCGGGGCAGCCGCTGCTCCGGGTGCTGTGCGCGCTCGTCGTCGTCTCCTCCTGGGCGGTCCTGTGGGTCAGCCAGGCCCTGGCGTACGCGCGGATGGCCGCCCAGCACGGAGGCATCGAGTTCACGGGGGAGGAGCCGCCGGTGTTCGAGGACTACCTGACGCTCTCCGCGTTCGTGTCGGCCCTGTTCGGCACGGGGGACGTTACGCTGACCGGTCGCCGCACCCGCCGGGCCATGCGCTCGCACGTCATGGTCGCCTTCGGATTCAACTCGATGCTGGTCGCGTCCCTCGCGACCCTGCTGCTGTCCCGGGGGTGACCCGGAGTCGCCGTTGACCCGGAGTCGCCGTCGGGACAGACTGCGGCCATGACCCAGGCTCCGCTCATCCTGCTTGCCGACGACGGCGCGAACCCCCTGGTCCCCGCCGGTGCGGAGCTGCTCGCCGGCGCCGTGGGTGCGGTGTGCACCGTCCTGGTCGTGACAGCCGTGCTCCTGCTGGCCGTCACCCGGATGGACGCGTACCGGCGCCTGCTGTGGCTGGCGGTCGCCGTGCTCGTCCCGTTCCTCGGGGCGATCGCCTCGATCGTGATCGCCCTGCGCCAGCGGCGTCGCCCCGAGGCCGCCTGAGGCGTTCGGCTCAGCCGATCCGGTCCGGGCGGCGGGACCGCACGAACCAGCGCCCGCCCAGCCCGATCAGGAACACGCCCACCATCGCCGCGACGGACGCGGGCGGCAGCGTGAACGCGATGACGAGGCAGAGCCCCAGGCCCAGCACGTTCACGGCCCGCGGCACGCGCAGCGTCCGCTGCTCCGGACGCAGCGTGAGCGCGGAGAGGTTGGCCACGGCGTAGTACACGAGCACGCCGAAGGAGCTGAACCCCACCACGGTGAGCACATCCGTGGTGAGCACCAGCAGGATCACGGCGACGGCCACCGTCACCTGCCCGGCCCACGGGACCGCGGTGCGTTCGTCCACTCGGGCGAGGGGGCGGGGCAGGTCGCCCTCGCGGGCCATCGCCATGCCCGTCCGGGAGATCCCGGCGAGCAGGTTGAGCATGGCCCCCGCGCAGGCGAGCACCGCACCGACGACGGCGGCCCAGCCCCATCCGGCCCCGAGGCTCGCCTCGAGTGTCGCCCGCACCGGAGCCTCCGACGCCGCGAGCCCCGTGCCGCCGAGCGCGGCGACCAGCGCCGCGGCCAGCAGCGCGTAGAGCACCACGGTGAACGCCAGCGCGCCCAGCACCGCCCGGGGGATCGTGCGCCGCGGGTCCTCCACCTCCTCGCCCATCGTCGCCACGCGGGCGTACCCGGCGAACGCGAAGAACAGCACACCGGCGGCCGCGAGGACGCCCGCCGGGTCCGCGGCCGAGACGGGCGTGTCCGCCGCGGCGCGTCCGCCCGCCAGCCCGGCGACGATCGTCAGCCCCAGCACCGCGAGCACGGGAACGAGGATCGCCACCGTCGCCTGTGCCGTGCGGGTGATCCCGCGCAGCGCCACCGCGGTGAGGATCACCACCGCGGCAGCCCCGGCCAGGCGCGCCGCCAGGGGGGAGTCCGGGAAGAGGTACAGGCCCGCCGTCGTCGCCATGGCGGCCACGGAGGCCGTCTTGCCGGTGACGAAGCCCCAGCCGGCCACGAACCCGGCCGTGGGGCCGATCTGGCGCCGGCCGTAGACGTAGGTGCCGCCGGAGGCGGGGTGGACGGCGGCCAGCTGGGCCGTCGAGAGCGCGTTGCACGTGGCCACGGCGACGGCCAGCCCCAGAGCCGCCGCGAGGGCGCCGACGTGGCCTCCGGTCAGCAGCGCGGCCAGGCCCAGCGAGGTGAACGCGCCCGCGCCCACCATGGAGCCGACCCCGATGGCGAGGGCGCCGCGCAGGGGCAGGCCGCGCGGGGCGGGGGAAGTGGCGGTCACGGAGGTTCCTCTCGACGGGCGGCGCGGGGCCCTAGACTGGTGCGGACGAGTCCGCCCCGCCCGTACGGGTATCACACACGGCGGACCAGGAAATGAACCCCGCACATCGTCCGTGACCCGGACGGAGAGGAAGCCTCGTGCTGCGCACCCACCATCTCGGCGAGCTCAACGCCTCGCTCATCGGCCAGACCGTCACCGTGACCGGGTGGGTGGCCAAGCGCCGCGACCACGGCGGCGTGGCGTTCGTGGACCTGCGCGACGCCTCCGGCCGCGCTCAGGTGGTCGTCCGCGACGAGGCCGACTTCGACCCGCTGCGCAACGAGTGGGTCCTCCAGGTCACCGGCACGGTCGAGCGCCGCCCCGAGGGCAACGAGAACCCGAACCTGCCCACCGGCGAGGTCGAGCTGATCGCGGACGACGTCGTGGTCCTCAACACCGCCGCCGCCCTGCCGTTCCAGATCGACGAGCACGTGGAGGTCGGCGAGGAGGCGCGCCTGCGCCACCGCTACCTGGACCTGCGCCGCCCGCAGCCGGCCCGCATCATGCGCCTGCGCTCCGAGGCCAACCGCGTGGCCCGCGAGCTGCTGAACGAGCAGGGCTTCGTCGAGGTCGAGACCCCCACCCTGACCCGCTCCACCCCGGAGGGCGCGCGCGACTTCCTGGTGCCGGCCCGCCTGGCGCCGGGTTCCTGGTACGCCCTGCCGCAGTCCCCGCAGCTGTTCAAGCAGCTGCTGCAGGTCGGCGGGCTGGAGAAGTACTACCAGATCGCCCGCTGCTACCGCGACGAGGACTTCCGCGCCGACCGCCAGCCCGAGTTCACCCAGCTGGACATCGAGGCGTCCTTCGTGGAGCAGGACGACGTCATCGCCCTCGGCGAGCAGATCGTGAAGGCCCTCTGGGGCCTGGTGGGTGTCGAGGTGCAGACCCCGATCCGCCGCATGACCTACGCCGAGGCCATGGAGAAGTACGGCTCGGACAAGCCGGACCTGCGCTTCGGCCTCGAGCTGACGGACCTCACCGAGTACTTCAAGGACACCCCGTTCCGCGTGTTCCAGAACGAGTACGTCGGCGCCGTCGTCATGCCGGGCGGCGCGTCCCAGCCGCGTCGCACCCTGGACGCCTGGCAGGAGTGGGCCAAGCAGCGCGGCGCCAAGGGTCTCGCCCACGTCCTCATCCAGGAGGACGGCACGCTCACCGGCCCGGTCTCCAAGAACATCACCGACGAGGAGAAGGCCGGCCTGGCCGCCGCCGTCGGCGCGAACCCGGGCGACTGCGTGTTCTTCGCCGCCGGCAAGGCCAAGGAGTCCCGCGCCCTGCTGGGCGCCGCCCGCGTGGAGATCGGCCGCCGCTGCGAGCTGTTCACGGACGCCGGCGACGGCGTCGAGGCCAAGGACGCCGACTGGGCGTTCGTGTGGGTCGTGGACGCGCCCCTGTTCGAGCCGGCCGCGGACGCCGTGGCCTCCGGCGACGTCGCCGTGGGCGCCGGCCAGTGGACCGCCGTGCACCACGCGT
This sequence is a window from Micrococcus porci. Protein-coding genes within it:
- the secF gene encoding protein translocase subunit SecF; this encodes MNRFADWGNALYSGRISYPFVRKWKTWFLIAAALLAVAFGLTALRGGFNLGIDFRGGSEFTVSDAASSELDPGRAAVTDVVAGAEPTVTQVAPGTMRVQTEQLDDAQTRQVAQNLQQAYGVTGDHVTSTFVGPTWGQAVSQQAVIGLVIFVVLVTLFMALYFRTWKMSLAAVVGMLYVVALTAGIYGATGFEITPSAIIGFLTILSYALYDTVVVFDKIRENTRGVEEDPDRTFDGSVNLAVNQTLVRSITTSIVGLLPVGSILFIGAGLLGAGTLRDISLAIFVGIIVGTLSTLFIQAPLYALLRRGDADVVAHDARVGADHDEREQEEDLADARGAVL
- a CDS encoding RelA/SpoT family protein yields the protein MTEQDRRPAAPPRRGRIARLTGRRATEYSPLLEPLMRTVRQSATHAEQEDIVRAFEVAERAHRGQMRRSGDPYITHPVAVATILAELGVTGPTLLAALLHDTVEDTDYSLEQLTADFGPQVALLVDGVTKLDKVTYGAAAQAETVRKMVIAMAQDVNVLLIKLADRLHNARTWRYVSPESSAKKARETLDIYAPLAHRLGMNTVKWELEDLSFAALQPKVYAEIVRLVGERNPEREKQLAALRGVLEEQLREQRVRATVTGRPKHYYSVYQKMVTQKKDFAQIYDLTGIRVLVDSVQDCYAVLGVVHARWNPVPGRFKDYIAVPKLNMYRSLHTTVMGPEGKPVEIQIRTWEMHRQAEYGVAAHWRYKAGARGELEAGRSQQTPGWLRSVMDWQEDTRDPDEFLAALRTQIGADEVYVFTPKGEIRSLPADSTPVDFAYAIHTDVGHRTVGARVNGRLVPLSTVLRHGDTVEVFTSKAEDAGPSRDWLNFVVSPRAKSKIRHHFATRRRDEQIERGREAFTRQLRKAGLSVQRVLGGEDLGVVAGELGYHDPDTLFAAMADGHVSPQAVTERLEARLAPPPAPTAPDAELRVGEVDLAGLVPEKARRAPTRSTNEAGVLVNGDGGVLAKLARCCNPVPPDEVVGFVTRGSGVSVHRGDCRNLATMLENEPERRVDVAWAPSRDAVYLVEIQVQALDRTSLLSDVTRVLSENHVNILSASVNTTRDRVAMSRFVFEMGDPKFLEHVVNAVRRIDGVFDVRRT
- a CDS encoding DUF349 domain-containing protein, yielding MTHQPQSDDQQTPDAEQATPAAAPQQTSPAQDAPEQVVQDQTPAAQADLADALGSIESVEAPAPAQGEEPADAAETDAEKTPEAAPSPAVPAAPSPAALKRSAAPRSAAPRPATAAVPVAPAPSVEPTPLGEAAAFARVSEDGHVTLLDGADEVAVGQVPDATEQDALAYFVRKYDDVRAQMALFEQRIAAGAPSSELGKALGQMTAAVTERHMVGDMPALRTRLAALETLLGDYRAAEAERRQAAQAEQLATREAIVTEAEKFAATPAERMPWKQASARMTELFDEWKTAQKAGPRLSKSVEDGLWKRFRGARTQFDKTRRAHFSQLDARSAEAKQVKERLIARAEELSSSTDWGVTAGKYRDLMDEWKRAPRASRKEDDALWARFRAAQDVFFAARKAENAAVDREFGENLKVKEQILADGQKLLPFTDLKAGRKALNELRGRWEDAGKVPRGDIRRMEDGFRKLEDALKQAENEHWRRTDPETKARTNSALTQLEETIAGLEADLAEAQAAGDQKRIATAQEALDARLQWKQALEASASELR
- the hisS gene encoding histidine--tRNA ligase; translated protein: MSRKQSLSGFHEWLPAERIVEQHVLDTLRRTFELHGFAGIETRAVETLGQLLRKGEVDKEVYAVSRLAEDQEVAEGVREAKDPSDPKRLALHFDLTVPFARYVTENAGHLAFPFRRHQIQKVWRGERPQEGRAREFTQADIDVVGDGELSPRYDADVALVMAEALGALPIGDFRIRVNNRKLAEGFYRGIGLEDAAGVLRSIDKLEKVGAEEVARLLQEEVGATAEQAAQALKLAEIRTPDTAFVEQVRALGVEDPLLEEGLAELADVVATLHRRAPGRAVADLSIARGLDYYTGTVYETVLVGHEQLGSICSGGRYDALATKGNRAFPGVGLSIGVTRLVMRMLSQEMAVASRAVPTVVYVALTHDDDWSRAQDVAAGLRGRGIAAEVAVSAEKFGKQIKYADRRGIPFVWFLGAEGASDEVKDIRSGEQVPADAATWAPPAEDLVPQVTESPRAED
- a CDS encoding DUF1345 domain-containing protein, whose amino-acid sequence is MDSDDGRLWLATLPALAAGASGVLIGREAAAEFPSADWRVMFYGTLGVTQVVMYVVYLWLTLRRFHGLDARTLERDLRTVSRGPRPGSWAVRMGLPYGSTLGWMTSVSVVALVIVVVVMLDPATAGQPLLRVLCALVVVSSWAVLWVSQALAYARMAAQHGGIEFTGEEPPVFEDYLTLSAFVSALFGTGDVTLTGRRTRRAMRSHVMVAFGFNSMLVASLATLLLSRG
- a CDS encoding PLDc N-terminal domain-containing protein, which translates into the protein MTQAPLILLADDGANPLVPAGAELLAGAVGAVCTVLVVTAVLLLAVTRMDAYRRLLWLAVAVLVPFLGAIASIVIALRQRRRPEAA
- a CDS encoding APC family permease — translated: MTATSPAPRGLPLRGALAIGVGSMVGAGAFTSLGLAALLTGGHVGALAAALGLAVAVATCNALSTAQLAAVHPASGGTYVYGRRQIGPTAGFVAGWGFVTGKTASVAAMATTAGLYLFPDSPLAARLAGAAAVVILTAVALRGITRTAQATVAILVPVLAVLGLTIVAGLAGGRAAADTPVSAADPAGVLAAAGVLFFAFAGYARVATMGEEVEDPRRTIPRAVLGALAFTVVLYALLAAALVAALGGTGLAASEAPVRATLEASLGAGWGWAAVVGAVLACAGAMLNLLAGISRTGMAMAREGDLPRPLARVDERTAVPWAGQVTVAVAVILLVLTTDVLTVVGFSSFGVLVYYAVANLSALTLRPEQRTLRVPRAVNVLGLGLCLVIAFTLPPASVAAMVGVFLIGLGGRWFVRSRRPDRIG
- the aspS gene encoding aspartate--tRNA ligase — encoded protein: MLRTHHLGELNASLIGQTVTVTGWVAKRRDHGGVAFVDLRDASGRAQVVVRDEADFDPLRNEWVLQVTGTVERRPEGNENPNLPTGEVELIADDVVVLNTAAALPFQIDEHVEVGEEARLRHRYLDLRRPQPARIMRLRSEANRVARELLNEQGFVEVETPTLTRSTPEGARDFLVPARLAPGSWYALPQSPQLFKQLLQVGGLEKYYQIARCYRDEDFRADRQPEFTQLDIEASFVEQDDVIALGEQIVKALWGLVGVEVQTPIRRMTYAEAMEKYGSDKPDLRFGLELTDLTEYFKDTPFRVFQNEYVGAVVMPGGASQPRRTLDAWQEWAKQRGAKGLAHVLIQEDGTLTGPVSKNITDEEKAGLAAAVGANPGDCVFFAAGKAKESRALLGAARVEIGRRCELFTDAGDGVEAKDADWAFVWVVDAPLFEPAADAVASGDVAVGAGQWTAVHHAFTSPKPEFMDTFDTDPGSALAYAYDIVCNGNEIGGGSIRIHRQDVQKRVFSVMGLSEEDANEKFGFLLEGFKYGAPPHGGIAFGWDRVVALLAGTESIREVIAFPKTGGGYDPLTAAPAPITPQQRKEAGVDAKPEAKKAEGAASEGAEAQAKANDEKTAADEAQLR